The sequence TTCGGGGACGGTGGTTACCGACCCGCCGGTAGTGCTGCGGCTGATCTCCGAGGGAGTTGTGTTCAACCAGATCCGTGGCCGAGGGGTCAAGCTGGTTACCTTGATGAAGGATTAGCAGCCGAGAAGAGATCGGCAGGCGCGGAAGGATTTGTCGCTCTAACGGCGAATAAGAGCAACGGCGCGTGCGCCAGGAAAAGTCAATCCTTAGGGTCCAGGCCCACCCGGGCAGAAGCCGGGGAAGCCGGTGAGAATCCGGCGCGGTCCCGCCACTGTGAGGGGGAGGGGCTTTACATCAGGCCACTGGGGAAACCCGGGAAGGCGTAGAGCACCCGAAGAACCCGAGCCAGGAGACCTGCCTGCCCGCGGAAGCGTTGGCTCCCACGCGGATGGGAGGGGCGTTCTTTCTTCCCCGACCGTGTGGTCGGGTTTGTTTTTTGGCAGCCTTCCGTTCAGGTGCCCCGGAGGGGGCACAGGCTCCGGGGCCGGGAAGGGTGGTGGGCGGTGGCCTTCGAGGCCGGCCTGCGGGCGGCGCTTCTCCACGCCGTGCTGGTCCGCGGGGACAAGGAACGCAACCTGGAGAACCTGCTGAGCCTGGCCGAGGCGGCGGCCCGGCGGGGCGCCCGCCTGATCGTTACCCCGGAGCTGGCGCTGTCCGGCTACAGCCTCTTCGCCCGGGCGGAAATGGAGCCCCTGGCGGAAACCGTTCCCGGCCCGGCCACCGAGCGCTTCTGCGAACTGGCCCGGGGCTACGGGGCCTACGTGGTGCTGGGCCTGGCGGAATGCGACGCCGCCTCGGGCCTGCTCTACAACTCGGCGGTCGTGATCGGCCCGGAGGGACGCATCCTGGGCAAGGCGCGCAAGCTGGCGCCGGCCTACCGGGAGAACCTGTGGTCGGTTCGGGGCAACCTGCCCGTGCTGGTGACGGATACTGCCTACGGCCGTATAGGGGTGCTGATCTGTGCCGATACCTTCTGGTACCAGCCGGCCCGGCTGGCGGCCCTCAGAGGGGCGCGCCTGCTGGTGGTGCCGGCCAACTGGCCCTCGCACTCCCACCCGCCGGAGCCTTTCTGGCGGGCGCGGGCCCTGGAGAACGGCTGCTACCTCCTGGCCTGCAACCGCAGCGGGGTGGACGGCGGCCTGGACTGCCGGTGGGCCCGTTCGTACCTCATCGGTCCGGACGGATCGGCGCTGGACGAGTTTGCGGCCCCGGAAGGCGGAATTCTTTACGTCACCGTACCCCTGGCCGCGGGCAAGATAAAATCGGCCCCGGCCGAAGAGCGCCTGGCCCGGCGCCGGCCCCGGTTCTACCGGGACGCCGCCCTTGACCCTTACTACGGCCTCGACCCCGGAGCCCTGCTGGGGCTCCCCGAGGCCCGGCCCCTGGCGGTGGCGGCGGTCCAGTTCCGGCCCCACCCGGGCGATTCCTCGGCCGCCCGACTGGAGATGGCCCGAAGTGTGGACCGGGCGGCTCAGGAGGCGTCAAGGAAGGGCCTTGAGCTCGACCTGGTGGTCTTCCCGGAACTGGCCCCTACCGGTCCTCCGGCCTCCCGCGATGAGGCCGCGATTCTGGCCGAGCCGGTTCCCGGGCCCGGCACCGAACTCCTGGGTGCCAGGGCGAGAGAGCACAACCTGTGGGTGGTGTGGGGCGTGGCCGAGCGCTCTCCGGAAGGGCTCTTCAGCACCGTGGTGGCCCAGGGCCCTGCCGGCGAGCGGGTGACGTACCGGAAGCTCCACCTTTCTGTGGCAGATCTCTCCTGGGCGAGCCCGGGAGGGGAAGAGTTCCCGGTGCTGGACCTGCCCGGAGCGCGGCTGGGCCTGCTGGCCGGCACCGACCTGTGGTTTCCGGAGAGCACCGAGAGCCTGGCCAAGCGGGGGGTGGACTTGGTGGCGGTTCCCGCCTTCTGGACGGAGGAAGAAACCCGGTTCCTGTGGGAGGCCCGGGCGGTGGAGCACCAGGTGCACCTGGTGGTGGCCAACCAGTGGGGCGGTGAGGCCGGATCCGGGCCGGCGGGCAGAAGCCTGATCCTGGCCTACCACCTGTATCCGGAGCGGCGGCAGAAGTACGAGGCGCCGGCCGCGGGGAGGGCGCTGGAACTGGCGGTGCTCGATCCGCAGGCGACGAGGGCCAAACGCTTCCTGCCGGGCGTGGACTACGCGGAGCTCCTGTCTCTGCGCGAGGCCGGCCCGGGTCCGGTTGAGGCTTAGATAGAGGGAGGATGTGCCCCCATGCGGACGGCAAAGACGAAGGGCGCGTCGCCGGCCGGCAGGTTCCGGAGCGGTTGGCAGCGCCTGTTGATAATGTTCCTCGGTGCCCTGCTGCTCCTGTCGGCGGGGTGCGCCGGCAAGGAGAAACCCTCCGGCGCGGCGGCGGTACCGCTGGAGTACGCCACCGGGTTCAGGATAGAGCAGCTGGAGGGAGGGAGCTACCTGGTAACGGACGGCGAGGGGCGCCGGCTCCTGCTTCTTCCCCGGGGCCGGCAGGCGCCGGCACAGTACGCCGGCCTTACCCGGGTAGAAACCCCGGTGCGCCG is a genomic window of Clostridia bacterium containing:
- a CDS encoding carbon-nitrogen hydrolase family protein; its protein translation is MAFEAGLRAALLHAVLVRGDKERNLENLLSLAEAAARRGARLIVTPELALSGYSLFARAEMEPLAETVPGPATERFCELARGYGAYVVLGLAECDAASGLLYNSAVVIGPEGRILGKARKLAPAYRENLWSVRGNLPVLVTDTAYGRIGVLICADTFWYQPARLAALRGARLLVVPANWPSHSHPPEPFWRARALENGCYLLACNRSGVDGGLDCRWARSYLIGPDGSALDEFAAPEGGILYVTVPLAAGKIKSAPAEERLARRRPRFYRDAALDPYYGLDPGALLGLPEARPLAVAAVQFRPHPGDSSAARLEMARSVDRAAQEASRKGLELDLVVFPELAPTGPPASRDEAAILAEPVPGPGTELLGARAREHNLWVVWGVAERSPEGLFSTVVAQGPAGERVTYRKLHLSVADLSWASPGGEEFPVLDLPGARLGLLAGTDLWFPESTESLAKRGVDLVAVPAFWTEEETRFLWEARAVEHQVHLVVANQWGGEAGSGPAGRSLILAYHLYPERRQKYEAPAAGRALELAVLDPQATRAKRFLPGVDYAELLSLREAGPGPVEA